In Bdellovibrio sp. GT3, one genomic interval encodes:
- the panC gene encoding pantoate--beta-alanine ligase, with protein sequence MIQVLRTPAEFKAWRKNQKGSVGFVPTMGALHSGHEELMKNARRENDVVVLSIFVNPTQFNDPKDFEKYPLTWDQDLKIAENNKVDAIFYPRYPDMYPDEYRYKVSENTYSKLLDGAHRPGHFDGVLSVVMKLFNVVDPTKAYFGEKDFQQLSLIKGMVEAFFMKVEIVPVATVRESDGLAKSSRNLLLTKEEREKAPIIYKTITTVKSAEEATKALTAAGFEVDYVTDVQGRRFVAARLGSVRLIDNVQI encoded by the coding sequence AAGGCAGCGTTGGCTTCGTGCCAACCATGGGTGCTTTGCATTCTGGCCACGAAGAATTGATGAAAAATGCCCGTCGTGAAAATGACGTGGTGGTGCTTTCTATTTTTGTGAATCCCACGCAGTTCAATGATCCGAAAGACTTTGAAAAGTATCCCCTGACCTGGGATCAGGATTTGAAAATCGCCGAAAACAACAAAGTCGATGCGATTTTTTATCCCCGTTATCCGGATATGTATCCTGACGAGTACCGCTATAAAGTTTCTGAAAACACCTACTCGAAACTTTTGGATGGGGCTCACCGTCCGGGCCACTTTGACGGTGTTTTATCTGTTGTGATGAAGCTGTTTAATGTTGTGGATCCGACGAAGGCTTATTTTGGCGAGAAAGACTTTCAACAGCTTTCATTGATCAAGGGCATGGTTGAAGCCTTCTTTATGAAGGTGGAGATCGTTCCGGTCGCCACCGTTCGTGAAAGTGATGGCTTGGCCAAGAGCTCGCGCAATCTTTTGCTAACCAAGGAAGAACGCGAGAAAGCTCCGATTATTTATAAAACTATCACCACTGTGAAATCCGCAGAAGAAGCTACCAAGGCTTTAACTGCCGCAGGATTTGAAGTGGATTACGTGACAGATGTTCAAGGGCGCCGATTCGTGGCTGCCCGATTGGGTTCTGTGAGGTTGATTGACAATGTCCAAATCTAA
- the coaBC gene encoding bifunctional phosphopantothenoylcysteine decarboxylase/phosphopantothenate--cysteine ligase CoaBC yields the protein MSKSKVLFMMTGSIACYKACHVVSRLVQAGCEVQVVMTPAALKFVGNATLEGLTGKPVVSDMYSQGNVMDHIHLMRWADLILVAPATANFINKAAQGIGDDLVSTLFLAHDFKKPFLLAPAMNTSMYLHPVTQKSLASLKSYGVEILDSASGILACGEEGYGKLLDPDEILKITLAHLHKTAPLAENSVQAVAPRSSELSKIKVLVTAGGTQEPIDTVRTITNLSSGRTGIALAEYMSQMGFDVTLIQAHGTAKAEHVNHRDFFTSFASLDSQLKKYLSEQEFTHVIHAAAVSDYSVDSIEVNGQHYRPLEVKKVSSDAEGMTVHLKRNHKIVDRLKEYSKNKDVKVVAFKLTSHATDEQKKHAVEKLFKASHADFVVHNDLTDIDIIKRTHKFTLYNHQSFIACENLDQLTSELIRVMLPKENL from the coding sequence ATGTCCAAATCTAAAGTGCTTTTTATGATGACGGGATCCATTGCGTGCTACAAGGCATGTCATGTGGTTTCACGTCTGGTGCAAGCAGGTTGCGAAGTTCAGGTGGTGATGACGCCTGCGGCTTTGAAGTTTGTTGGCAATGCCACGCTTGAAGGCCTGACCGGCAAACCTGTTGTCAGTGACATGTACTCCCAGGGCAATGTGATGGATCATATTCATCTTATGCGCTGGGCGGATTTGATTTTGGTGGCCCCGGCGACTGCGAACTTTATAAATAAAGCTGCACAGGGTATCGGTGACGATCTGGTTTCCACTTTGTTCCTGGCCCATGATTTTAAAAAGCCGTTCCTATTGGCTCCGGCGATGAATACCTCCATGTATCTTCATCCGGTGACGCAAAAGTCATTGGCGTCCTTGAAATCCTACGGCGTGGAAATTCTGGACTCAGCCTCGGGAATCCTGGCCTGTGGCGAGGAAGGCTACGGCAAGCTTCTGGATCCGGACGAGATTTTAAAAATCACTCTGGCGCATTTACACAAAACTGCACCGCTGGCTGAAAACTCAGTTCAAGCTGTGGCTCCCCGTTCTTCCGAACTTTCTAAAATCAAAGTGTTGGTTACAGCAGGCGGAACGCAAGAACCCATCGACACTGTTCGCACAATCACAAATTTAAGCTCCGGTCGCACCGGCATTGCGCTGGCTGAATACATGAGCCAAATGGGTTTTGATGTGACCTTGATTCAAGCTCACGGTACCGCTAAGGCCGAACATGTGAACCATCGCGATTTCTTTACAAGCTTTGCCTCGCTGGATTCACAGCTTAAAAAGTACTTATCCGAGCAGGAATTCACGCATGTGATTCATGCGGCAGCGGTCAGCGATTACTCGGTGGACTCCATCGAGGTCAATGGTCAACACTACCGCCCTTTGGAAGTTAAAAAAGTCAGCTCTGATGCGGAAGGCATGACTGTTCATCTGAAACGCAATCACAAGATTGTGGATCGACTGAAAGAGTATTCCAAAAACAAAGATGTTAAAGTCGTGGCCTTCAAACTGACCAGCCACGCGACCGACGAACAAAAGAAACATGCGGTCGAGAAGCTGTTTAAGGCTTCCCATGCAGACTTCGTTGTTCACAATGATTTGACTGATATTGATATTATTAAACGCACTCACAAGTTCACCCTGTACAACCATCAAAGCTTTATCGCTTGTGAGAATCTGGATCAGCTGACCAGCGAACTGATCCGCGTAATGTTACCGAAGGAAAACCTATGA